One genomic segment of Paenibacillus sp. FSL H8-0332 includes these proteins:
- a CDS encoding sugar phosphate nucleotidyltransferase produces the protein MKLVLLSGGSGTRLWPLSSSIRSKQFLQVLPAPGGGRESMLQRIWRQLSAAGLGHEVYIATSSGQETLIRKQLRTAPKVIIEPRRRDTFPAVSLASAYLYSVEKISPEETVIVLPVDAYVNDDFFFKLTELDQALRQSGAEIALLGANPDGPSGKYGYIVPALPAAATPGKLENPAYVQVDCFVEKPDRQAAEALLEQRAMWNCGIFAFRLCDQLNRLEAAGFPRDYAELQRQYHRLPKSSFDVEVLEGNNRLICVPYHDGWKDLGTWNTLSEELASSVLGWGHISADSLNCQIVNELDIPVILVGLDDVIVAAGPGGILVARKDAADHLKHLLPASDQEKRKEYIPGD, from the coding sequence ATGAAGCTGGTGCTTCTATCCGGCGGTTCCGGCACAAGGCTATGGCCGCTCTCCAGCAGTATCCGGAGCAAGCAGTTCCTTCAGGTGCTGCCTGCTCCGGGAGGCGGACGAGAGTCCATGCTTCAGCGGATCTGGCGGCAGTTATCGGCTGCGGGACTCGGTCATGAAGTCTATATTGCAACGTCAAGCGGACAAGAGACGCTAATCCGCAAGCAGCTCCGAACGGCTCCGAAGGTCATCATTGAACCACGGCGCAGAGATACCTTTCCGGCAGTGAGCCTCGCTTCGGCCTATCTCTACTCGGTGGAGAAGATTTCCCCTGAGGAGACGGTCATTGTGCTGCCCGTGGATGCTTACGTCAACGACGATTTCTTCTTCAAGTTGACAGAGCTGGATCAGGCACTCCGGCAATCCGGTGCGGAAATCGCCTTGCTTGGAGCAAATCCGGATGGTCCGTCAGGAAAATACGGGTATATTGTTCCGGCGCTTCCCGCCGCTGCTACACCAGGGAAGCTGGAAAATCCGGCCTATGTGCAGGTTGATTGCTTCGTGGAGAAGCCAGACAGGCAGGCGGCAGAGGCACTGCTAGAGCAGCGGGCGATGTGGAATTGCGGCATCTTCGCTTTCCGGTTATGCGATCAGCTCAACCGGCTGGAAGCAGCAGGCTTCCCCAGGGATTATGCAGAGCTGCAGAGGCAATACCACCGCCTTCCCAAGAGCAGCTTCGATGTAGAGGTGTTGGAAGGCAACAACCGTCTGATCTGTGTGCCCTATCACGACGGATGGAAGGACTTGGGAACCTGGAACACGCTCTCTGAAGAATTGGCCTCCTCGGTTCTGGGATGGGGCCACATCAGTGCGGATTCCTTGAATTGCCAGATTGTCAACGAGCTGGATATTCCGGTCATCCTTGTCGGGCTGGATGATGTGATCGTAGCGGCAGGTCCCGGGGGCATTCTGGTTGCCCGTAAAGATGCTGCAGATCATCTGAAGCATTTGCTTCCAGCATCGGACCAGGAAAAACGGAAGGAATACATTCCCGGCGATTGA